Within the Sulfurospirillum barnesii SES-3 genome, the region GACACTTTGCTCATGACACGAAGCGCACAGAAGCACCACGTCGCACAGCTCAACAACGAGTGTGGCATCGTGGCAGATGGTCCCTTCTTTAAAGGTGTCAAAACACTGTTCCAAAAAATGAATTTCAATGCCACTGAGTCTTCCCACACGAATTTCAAGACGTTTAATTGCCTTGGCATGGTGCTTTTTCGCCTCTTTTTCACACACATCAATGAGTGAAGCGACGATGGAATACTCGTGCATAACCCTTAGCCTTTGGCTGCCATAAGCGTTTCAAACGTATCGTAATCAACCAGACGAATCGCATCGGTGGTGCAGACACGCACGCACGAAGGCCCTTGTGGATGGCTAAAGCAGAGATTGCATTTTACAGCGACCCTGCGGTCTTCTTTTTGGATCATACGAATCGCGCCATACGGGCAGATGAGCGAACAGCAGCCACACCCCACACACGCTTCTTCATGCAGTTTGATAAACCCATCCATCCGCTCAATGACGCCATGCGGACAAATCGTTGCACAAGGAGCATCTTCGCAGTGCATACACTGAAGCGGAGCGGTTTTGGTCTCCATCTTTACCACACGATTGCGTGAAATAAGCGGTAACTTCGTGGTGTAGGCTTCCTCAAAAGCAATGCCTTGGTAACTAGCAGCACAGGCTAACTCACAACTCAAACACCCCACACATTTGGTGCTATCGGCTAAAATAAATCGATGTCTCATCTTAACGCTCGGTACAGGAGATACACGGATCAATGCTGTTAAAAATCAGGGCAACATCGTCAATGCTATTGTTGGGCATCATCACTTTGAGCGCTTCCCAGTTCATGTAGGTGGGAACTCTCCACTTCATTCGCTCAGGCTTTTGGGTGCCATTGGTTTTGAGGTAATAAACGAGCTCACCACGTGGTGCTTCGGTGCGAGAGATCGCTTCGCCTTCTGGAATGAGTGTGCGTGTTGGAAGCACAATTTCTCCCGTTGGTAAGGCATCCAGCGCTTGGTGAAGCAGTTTCATGGATTCTAAAATTTCATACAGTCTCACTTTCGCACGAGAGAGCACATCGCCATCTTGTTGAAGCACGACATCAAACGAAAGTTGGTCATACGCAGCATAAGGAGCGCGTTTTCGTACATCGTTATTGACACCGCTTGCACGTGCCACAGGGCCTACAACGCCCAGTCTGAGAGCGTCTTCGTAGCCTAAAACACCTACACCAGAAAGTCTGGAGATAAGCGTTGCATCGGTTTCAAACAGAGCGATAAACGCTTCGATTTTGCTTTTGTTCTTATCCAGTGTCGTTTTGATGGAAGCGATCAGTGTGGCGTCTAGATCAAACTTCACGCCACCAATGGTGTTGGCACTTAAGTCCATGCGATTGCCCCAAATGGCTTCTTTGAGGTCTTGAAAATCCTCACGTGCCTCCAAAAACTGTGTCATCAATGCTTTGTTGTGAATGAGATGTGAAAGCATGCCAAGGTTAAAAAGGTGGCTTGCGATGCGCTTGATCTCATCGGCGACGACACGAAGGTAAAGGGCGCGCTCAGGCAGTCTCAGTCCTGCGATCTTCTCCACCGCCATGCAGTAGGTAAAGGGGTGGTTGTTGGAACAGAGTGCGCAGACTTTTTCGGTGATGATAAGATTTTGCAAAAAATTTCGTTGAAGTACGATAGATTCGATGCCACGGTGAACAAAACCGTTGATCATATCAACCGTTTTGATCGTTTTGCCATCACTGTTGGGCTCAATTTTAAAATAAACGGGCTCTTCGAGTGCCACATCAAATGGTCCTAAAATGACTTTAGTGTTATCCACGGTTGCTTCCTTCTTCTGCTTTAACTCTGCTCCAAAGTGCTTGGCTGACTTTGCCACTCATGGCGGAAGAGAGTGAATAGTACTCGCTTAAAACAGCCTCTTTAATCGCTTCATCGAGAAAAAGGCGTTTGGGGTTGGGGTGATTGAGGATAGCTATGCCATAGATTTCGGAAAGTTCCCGCTCCGTCCAGTCCGCACTTTTAAACAGTGGTGTGATGGAGGGAACGCTTTTGTCGTTGATGTGCAGTTTGACATTGAGCATCATGCCATCAAGGTCGAAGTGATAGACCAGTTCATGCGCCTCACCTTTTTGATACGCAGTGATCATACAGACCCGTGCGTTCATCGTTTGAAGGATCTCTGCAAGGCTTAAAAGCAGGTTTTTATCGTCTATTTCGCACCAAAGGCTATCACCTTGAAGATCAAAATGACAACCTAATTTTAGGGTGTTAAGAGCGTCATTGAGTTTTACATGTAAAGATTTCATTTAAAGGACTCTTCTTTCAAATGTATGGTCACGTCTGCATTTAGGGCAGAGTTTAAAAAGAGAGGTAATAGGTTCGCTTATTGTCTTAAAGCTTCTTTTGAGCATCGTTAAAGGAACGTTTATCATCGGTTCATGGCAGTTTGGGCATTCACCATATTCGACTATATTAGCCGTAATCGAGGTGTATTTTTCACTTTGGGGTGTTGCTTCGGCTAGCGTGTTGCTTAACGTGATCGCACCTGTGGGACAAAAATAGGTACAGTTGCCACACACGGTACAGGTGTTGTGCCAGATGATGAAGTCATAGCTCTTTTGTGGCTCGACACAGGTGATGTTGATCGCACCAGCAGGGCAGACAAAGGCACAGGTTTGGCACAGAACACACTGCTCTTTATCAAACGTGATTTTTCCTTTGTAGGCATTCATGCGCTCACCTTCTCTTTCCAAAGTGCACAGGCTTTAATGAGTCCATCAACAATGCTCTGCGGTGAGGGCGGACAGCCAGCGATGTTGACATCCACATCCACGAAGCGATCCAATGGACCCTCTATAGAGTAGCTATCACGAAACACACCGCCCGTGATCGGGCATATTCCCATGGCGACCACCACTTTTTTAGGAGGTAACCGTTTGAGCGTGGCTTCTAAAAAAGGTTTGGAGCGTGTGGTGATGGAACCCGTGACGATGACAATATGTGCCTCTTCAGGTGTGTTGGTGTAGGTGCAATGAAGCGTGTCAAAGCCAAATTTGGGAACAAGGATACTCGCCAAAAGCTCGACATCACAGCCATTACAAGAACCTGCATTGATGCGATAAACGTTCATAGTATCTACCATAAAGGGTCTCTTTGGGTATATTTTTTATTAAAATTAATTTTATAAGTAAAGACTTATTTAAAGTTTGTATTGTAACACAATAATCAAAGAATTGGGAAGATGCCTATCAAAAAAGTTTACCTCACGTGATGCACTATGCCTTATTTGATTAGGAATATTTTATGGGGTGTTTGTAAACAAGAGGTAAGGAAGAAAACTTCCTTACATGTAAAGAGATTTTAACGTGCGTATTGGCACTCTATTTCTTCTTTGTTGGCTTTTCTTACATCCGCAACAACTGCATGAAACACAACATCAGTGCCTGCAAAAGGGTGGTTTCCATCTAAAACAACATGCTCAGGTGTCACTTCTTTGACGAGGTAGATAATACTCTCTTCTTCGCCGCTCAACTCATCTTCGATGATTTCTTCAAATTGCTCACCCTCATGGATGTGCTCATCAAACTCACTACGAGGCTGTGTCACAATCAAATTCTCATCAAACTCACCAAACGACTCTTTGGCAAGCAATGTTACTTCGACTTCATCACCAACACTTTTACCCTCAAGCGCTTTTTCCACTTTTGCGAAAATATCGCCGTATCCGCCATGCAAATAAACCAGTGGTTCATCACCTGTGTCTAAGGGGTTGCCTTTTTTATCGACCACTCGGTAACTTAAGGTCACCACGCTGTTTTTACTAATTTTCATTTTTTTCCTTTAAATAGTTTTTGAGTCTTTGAATGCCCTCAGCCATGTGTTCGATGTTCCTCGTGTAAGCAAAACGCAGATAGTGACTTGTTCCATTGCTTCCAAAATCAACCCCTGGTGTGGTAGCGATGTGAATCTTCTCTAAAAGCTCTTTGGCAAAAGCAAAACTGTCGTTTGAGTAGTGTGAGATGTTTGCCCAGATGTAAAATGCCCCCTCAGGTTTGGCGTCGATGTCGAAAAGTTCTGAGAGTTCTTTGTAAAGATAGTCTCGGCGTTTTTGAAACTCCTCTTTAACTTCTGCTAAATACGCCTCATCAAAGGCTTCGAGTGCGCCGTATTGGGAGAGGGTAGGGGCGGAGATGAAGAGGTTTTGTGCGACCATCTCGGCATGGCGAATTTTTTCTTTTGGAACGATGACCCAGCCCAAACGCTGACCTGGAAGGCAGTAATATTTTGAAAAACCGTTGATAACATAGACGTTTTTGTCTCCAAACTCCAAAGCACAGTTAGCCTCTTTTTCATAGGTTAAGCCGTGGTAAAGCTCATCGGAGATAAAGGCTATGTTTTTACTTTCACAATACGCCACAAGCGCTTCAAGGTTTTTGGCATCGTAGATATTTCCCGTAGGATTGGCAGGGGAGGAGATTTGCAAGGCGTCAAGTGTATGAGGCTCTAAATGCTTTACATGTAATTCAAAATTATCCGCTTTTCCAATGGGCATAAAAAGCGGTTTGATGTCTAAGAGATAAGCAAAGTTTTTATAACACGGATAAGATGGGTCGCTAAATCCTAGCGTGGCATCTTTGCCTAAAGTGAGTGCATAAGCAATCAAAAATGCCCCACTGGTTCCAGGGGTGAGAAAAATCTGCTCGATGTCAATGTGAACACCGTAGGTTGTGGCGTAGTGGGATTTGATTTTCTCACGCAGTGCCACAAGCCCATGACTTTGCGTATACGAAAAGCGGTTCTCATCAATGCTTACATGTAAAGCATTTTTCACGTTGGGTGAGGGAGGAAGGTCGGGTTGTCCGATTTCAAAATGAATCGCATCTGCATATTTCTCCGCCTCTTTGACGATGTCCATCACAATAAAAGAGCTCATTTTTTCACAACGCACACACCGACCTTTTTTTGATGGGATTATAGCTTGATTTTCAATGAGATACAAAATAACATTGACTTTTGCATTGGTTAAATATATGAAAAGGAGTAAAGATTTTTGATAATTTAGATAACTCTTCAGATATTAAAAAAATCATGGAGGGAAAGAACAACCCCAATTATAAAAGAATAGAACAAATACCAGAGGATTGAGGTTCTATACAAGGCATTGGTTAAAAAACATAAAGGGTTTTTAGTTGGGTGAAGGAAATGTTAAATAATCTTTTAAAATTCTTTCAAATTTGGCTTGTAAATTCGTTGGTTGTGGGAGCGTTAGAAATTCTGTGTCAATCAGGTAGTATTTCAAATACACAAGGATTGAACGATGGAATTTCAGATAGACACAGAGGCAATATTACAGCACATACGTGAGGGCAAAGCCCTTGGAGGGAAAGATGGAGCACTGGCTCCTCTTATTAAACAACTAACAGAAGCAGCACTTCAAGCAGAGATAGAATCGCACCTTACCCAAGATTTGCAAAAGAATCGTAAAAATGGATTTAGCTCTAAAACAATGAAGAGTGAAGTAGGTAACTTCGAACTCGATGTTCCAAGAGATCGAACTGGTAGATTCGAGCCTCAAATCGTGAAGAAAAATCAAACCCATATGTCGGATCAAATAGAGCAAAAGATACTCTCACTCTATGCCCTTGGCAACAGTTATAGCCAAATAGTTGACCTTATTGAAGAAATATACGGTGTAGGCTTCTCTAAAGCCACCATAAGCGCCGTAACCGATAAAATCCTACCCATGTTACAAGAGTGGCGCGTTCGCCCCTTGGAAGAGCTGTATCCCTTTATATTCTTAGATGCCATTCACTATAAAGTGAAAGATGAAGGCAAATATATTTCCAAAGCATTTTATACCGTGCTTGGTGTTAAAACCGATGGTAAAAAAGAGATATTAGGTCTTTATTTAGGTGAAAGTGAAGGAGCAAAGTTCTGGTTACAAGTGCTCACAGATCTGCAAAACCGTGGAGTGAAAGATATATTGATTGCCTCAGTCGATGGACTTAAAGGATTTCCTGAAGCGATTAACTCAGTATTTCCCAATACAGAAGTTCAGCTGTGTATCGTCCATCAAATACGCAATTCCCTCAGGTTTATAGGCTCAATCAATCAAAAGCAATTTGCTAGTGAACTTAAAGCAGTCTATCAAGCATTTTCCAAAGAAGAAGCTGAAAATGAACTGGATAAACTGGAAGAAAAATGGGGTAAAAATACCCTATTGTTTTTCAATCATGGCGCAACAAATGGGATAACCTCTCACTGTATTTTCAGTACCCTGAAGATATTAGACGTGTTATTTATACCACCAATATTATTGAATCCGTTCATCGCCAGTTTAGAACATTGACAAAGACTAAAGGGGCTTTTCCAAATGATGATAGCTTACTCAAACTTCTTTTTATGGGTATTAAAAATGCAGAAAAAAAATGGACAATGCCTATACGAAATTGGAGTCTAACCCTCTCACAACTCTCAATTTATTTCGAGGGTAGACTCAACAAGGCTTTAAATTTATGATACAATTTTAGGAACTACTTGGTGCTGACACAGATTTTTGAACACTCCCTTGGTTGTAAAATTTTTATATGTGGTAACCAATATTTGACGATGCTAAAAAGTTCATCTTCATAAGATACTTTTGTAGAAAGAATGAGATACTCATCATTTTGCTCTATAATTTTTTGGTTAGGTAGCAGTGCTCTTCTAAAAAAATATTCGGCTACATTGGCATTGATTTGCAAGGTTGCATCAAATGTACTATTAGAAAACCACGTGATTTCATTTTTTCTAAGAAGTTCTAGAAATTCAGGATTTTCTGAAAATTGTGTATCTAAAAATTTTAGATTGGTCATTTTTGAAAAAGTAAATGTTTTGAAAGTACCATCTTCATCTGCACCCAAATACCAAATACCATTGATATTGACAAGCTTGTAAGGGTTTAAAACTCTTTGTTTATTTTTATAAGTACATGAGATTTGTTGGTGTTTTAAAATCCATGCGGAGATGGCTTCAAAAGATTTCTGTTGGTTTGTAATACTTTCATGGTTGAAGGATTTAATAAGATAGGCTTGACTTGTTTTGATATTTAAGAGATCGACGATAAACTCGTTTGTGAGTGCAGGATAGAGTGACTTAATCCCACATAATGTAGCAAATGCCTGAATATCTTTAAAGCTTAGATCTCCAAATGTAAA harbors:
- a CDS encoding 4Fe-4S dicluster domain-containing protein; translation: MRHRFILADSTKCVGCLSCELACAASYQGIAFEEAYTTKLPLISRNRVVKMETKTAPLQCMHCEDAPCATICPHGVIERMDGFIKLHEEACVGCGCCSLICPYGAIRMIQKEDRRVAVKCNLCFSHPQGPSCVRVCTTDAIRLVDYDTFETLMAAKG
- a CDS encoding NADH-quinone oxidoreductase subunit B family protein, whose product is MVDTMNVYRINAGSCNGCDVELLASILVPKFGFDTLHCTYTNTPEEAHIVIVTGSITTRSKPFLEATLKRLPPKKVVVAMGICPITGGVFRDSYSIEGPLDRFVDVDVNIAGCPPSPQSIVDGLIKACALWKEKVSA
- the hypA gene encoding hydrogenase maturation nickel metallochaperone HypA produces the protein MHEYSIVASLIDVCEKEAKKHHAKAIKRLEIRVGRLSGIEIHFLEQCFDTFKEGTICHDATLVVELCDVVLLCASCHEQSVVSENHFICPKCHSEDVSMIGGQELHVKSIEIIEDEHERL
- a CDS encoding nickel-dependent hydrogenase large subunit; protein product: MDNTKVILGPFDVALEEPVYFKIEPNSDGKTIKTVDMINGFVHRGIESIVLQRNFLQNLIITEKVCALCSNNHPFTYCMAVEKIAGLRLPERALYLRVVADEIKRIASHLFNLGMLSHLIHNKALMTQFLEAREDFQDLKEAIWGNRMDLSANTIGGVKFDLDATLIASIKTTLDKNKSKIEAFIALFETDATLISRLSGVGVLGYEDALRLGVVGPVARASGVNNDVRKRAPYAAYDQLSFDVVLQQDGDVLSRAKVRLYEILESMKLLHQALDALPTGEIVLPTRTLIPEGEAISRTEAPRGELVYYLKTNGTQKPERMKWRVPTYMNWEALKVMMPNNSIDDVALIFNSIDPCISCTER
- a CDS encoding 4Fe-4S binding protein, yielding MNAYKGKITFDKEQCVLCQTCAFVCPAGAINITCVEPQKSYDFIIWHNTCTVCGNCTYFCPTGAITLSNTLAEATPQSEKYTSITANIVEYGECPNCHEPMINVPLTMLKRSFKTISEPITSLFKLCPKCRRDHTFERRVL
- a CDS encoding helix-turn-helix transcriptional regulator, with amino-acid sequence MNEHDKIATRLALILQKLVSKERFTIEELCEEFNVNKRTIQRDINERLAFLPIKKENGFYFAESFTFGDLSFKDIQAFATLCGIKSLYPALTNEFIVDLLNIKTSQAYLIKSFNHESITNQQKSFEAISAWILKHQQISCTYKNKQRVLNPYKLVNINGIWYLGADEDGTFKTFTFSKMTNLKFLDTQFSENPEFLELLRKNEITWFSNSTFDATLQINANVAEYFFRRALLPNQKIIEQNDEYLILSTKVSYEDELFSIVKYWLPHIKILQPRECSKICVSTK
- a CDS encoding NADH-quinone oxidoreductase subunit C — encoded protein: MKSLHVKLNDALNTLKLGCHFDLQGDSLWCEIDDKNLLLSLAEILQTMNARVCMITAYQKGEAHELVYHFDLDGMMLNVKLHINDKSVPSITPLFKSADWTERELSEIYGIAILNHPNPKRLFLDEAIKEAVLSEYYSLSSAMSGKVSQALWSRVKAEEGSNRG
- a CDS encoding aminotransferase class I/II-fold pyridoxal phosphate-dependent enzyme yields the protein MRCEKMSSFIVMDIVKEAEKYADAIHFEIGQPDLPPSPNVKNALHVSIDENRFSYTQSHGLVALREKIKSHYATTYGVHIDIEQIFLTPGTSGAFLIAYALTLGKDATLGFSDPSYPCYKNFAYLLDIKPLFMPIGKADNFELHVKHLEPHTLDALQISSPANPTGNIYDAKNLEALVAYCESKNIAFISDELYHGLTYEKEANCALEFGDKNVYVINGFSKYYCLPGQRLGWVIVPKEKIRHAEMVAQNLFISAPTLSQYGALEAFDEAYLAEVKEEFQKRRDYLYKELSELFDIDAKPEGAFYIWANISHYSNDSFAFAKELLEKIHIATTPGVDFGSNGTSHYLRFAYTRNIEHMAEGIQRLKNYLKEKNEN
- a CDS encoding FKBP-type peptidyl-prolyl cis-trans isomerase; translated protein: MKISKNSVVTLSYRVVDKKGNPLDTGDEPLVYLHGGYGDIFAKVEKALEGKSVGDEVEVTLLAKESFGEFDENLIVTQPRSEFDEHIHEGEQFEEIIEDELSGEEESIIYLVKEVTPEHVVLDGNHPFAGTDVVFHAVVADVRKANKEEIECQYAR